A single region of the Vespula pensylvanica isolate Volc-1 chromosome 8, ASM1446617v1, whole genome shotgun sequence genome encodes:
- the LOC122631301 gene encoding DDB1- and CUL4-associated factor 6-like isoform X3 produces MRKLRSSIFHDIYNQPYDEYSRHKLYSSSKASLQLIQRMSLLKRLKVHNGCVNSICWNNTGDLILSGSDDQHLVLTNVYNYQVLTDHKTSHRANIFSAKFLPNSGDHRIVSCSGDGIILYTDLMRRTETFHNQFTCHSGTTYEVATIPGEPHSFLSCGEDGTVRWFDLRVKEKCNVARCREDVLISCQRAVTALSVNPVMPHQIAIGCSDSTVRTFDRRILGTQATGWTDNSGSVRPLCSFTVPEFDGNSYRITSLSYSPDGQDVLVSYSSDHLYLFSMKDQGNVHLRKDIQMGKGKGKKHPLRSPQPVRRLRLRGDWSDTGPDARPEREGGRRSGTEIAQARPVLHTSLMQRMTDVLSRMLNDPATRAALSGGGEDSLEGVIDQQESNQRSNDNSTASNADANREQQQIETETDNDVQVQENTSSLDQSENPNNDEIRNEVRNNSVPSNDTQVSCDLAIQSSSVSTNNFNTEEPINNDLDDVQVTESQTNLLESNNTSTNSAETRSSDGECDTEGESSNAETSCHTDMASKREENMMENLQDRLTTMRDGFLERHGSEPAVSLTYSDKSSTRATISLGVADEVIRDSYHAGPSGSQSTERLDPGPSNSYKKQSDDSAYIDSDDEDIPSHHRLVHPVEAEMDEAIANARTSQGQESFDETYLTELCVKQKYMGHRNASFFRTMIKEANFWGNDFVMSGSDCGHVFVWERDTAKLCMLLEADQHVVNCLQPHPYLPMLATSGIDYDVKLWAPINEESSFNEKFAEDLKKRNAVMLEETKDTITVPAVFMIRMLACLNQIRRGRGRSRRRSGDENDELRGG; encoded by the exons ATGAGGAAGTTACGATCGAGTATTTTTCATGACATTTACAATCAGCCATATGATGAGTATTCCAGACATAAGTTATACTCTAGCAGCAAAG CTAGTTTGCAACTTATACAACGCATGTCATTattgaaaagattaaaagttCATAATGGTTGCGTAAATTCCATATGCTGGAATAATACAGGTGATTTAATATTGTCTGGTAGCGACGATCAACATCTTGTTCTTACcaatgtttataattatcag GTTTTAACTGATCATAAAACAAGTCACAGAGCTAATATATTCAGTGCCAAATTTTTGCCGAATAGCGGCGACCACCGTATAGTTTCGTGTAGCGGCGATGGCATTATTTTGTATACgg ATTTAATGAGAAGAACAGAAACGTTTCATAATCAGTTTACATGTCATAGCGGTACTACGTATGAAGTAGCCACGATACCGGGTGAACCTCATAGTTTCTTAAGTTGCGGGGAAGATGGAACTGTGAGATGGTTTGATCTCAgagtaaaggaaaaatgtaATGTCGCGAGATGCAGAgag GATGTATTAATTTCATGCCAAAGAGCTGTAACTGCTTTATCTGTTAATCCTGTAATGCCTCATCAAATTGCAATTGGTTGTTCGGATAGTACCGTTAGAACGTTCGACAGAAGAATACTTGGAACGCAGGCTACAG GTTGGACAGATAACAGTGGATCGGTAAGACCGCTATGCAGTTTTACAGTGCCAGAATTCGATGGAAATTCTTACAGGATAACATCCTTAAGTTACAGTCCAGATGGACAAGACGTTCTTGTCAGTTATAGTAgtgatcatttatatttatttagcaTGAAG GATCAAGGTAATGTACatttaagaaaagatatacaaaTGGGCAAGGGCAAAGGTAAAAAACATCCATTGAGATCTCCTCAACCTGTACGCCGTTTGAGATTAAGAGGAGATTGGTCGGATACAGGACCCGATGCACGTCCCGAACGAGAAGGAGGTCGACGTAGTGGAACAG AAATTGCTCAAGCTAGGCCAGTTTTACATACTTCATTGATGCAGAGAATGACGGATGTCCTTAGCAGAATGTTAAACGATCCAGCTACTCGTGCGGCCTTAAGTGGAGGCGGAGAAGATAGTTTGGAAGGTGTTATAGATCAACAAGAAAGTAATCAGCGTAGTAACGATAATAGCACGGCATCAAATGCAGATGCGAATCGTGAACAGCAacaaatagaaacagaaacgGACAATGATGTACAAGTACAAGAAAATACATCGTCCCTTGATCAATCTGAAAATCCaaataatgatgaaataagaaacgaaGTCAGAAATAACTCTGTACCATCAAACGATACTCAAGTTTCTTGTGATTTGGCAATTCAAAGTTCATCCGTttcaacaaataattttaatacagAAGAACCAATAAACAATGATTTGGATGATGTCCAAGTGACGGAAAGTCAAACTAATTTGTTAGAATCAAATAATACGTCTACTAATTCTGCGGAAACTAGAAGTAGCGATGGAGAATGTGATACGGAGGGAGAAAGTAGCAACGCTGAGACGAGTTGTCATACAGATATGGCttctaaaagagaagaaaatatgatgGAAAATCTACAGGATAGATTAACGACAATGAGAGACGGATTTTTAGAAAG GCATGGAAGTGAACCAGCTGTTAGTCTAACATATTCCGATAAAAGTTCGACTAGGGCTACTATATCCTTGGGTGTTGCGGATGAAGTTATTCGGGATAGCTATCACGCAG gACCATCTGGAAGTCAAAGTACTGAACGTCTTGATCCAGGTCCAAGTAATAGTTATAAAAAAC aGAGTGATGACAGTGCTTATATTGATAGCGATGACGAAGATATACCATCTCATCATAG aTTGGTCCATCCAGTTGAAGCTGAAATGGACGAAGCTATTGCAAATGCTCGTACGTCGCAAGGCCAAGAATCATTCGATGAGACGTACTTGACAGAACTTTgtgttaaacaaaaatatatgggACATCGAAATGCCAG TTTCTTTAGGACCATGATCAAAGAAGCCAATTTCTGGGGCAACGACTTCGTCATGTCAGGTAGTGATTGTGGACACGTATTTGTGTGGGAAAGAGACACTGCAAAATTATGTATGTTGCTCGAAGCCGATCAACATGTTGTTAATTGTCTCCAACCACATCCTTACCTACCAATGTTGGCTACATCAGGAATTGATTATGATGTTAAATTGTGGGCACCCATCAACGAAGAGTCGAGTTTTAACGAGAAATTTGCGGAAGAC ttgaagaagagaaatgctGTTATGCTGGAAGAAACCAAAGATACGATTACAGTACCTGCCGTTTTTATGATCAGAATGTTGGCATGCTTGAATCAGATACGCAGAG GTCGCGGTCGCAGCCGAAGGAGGAGCGGAGACGAGAATGACGAATTGCGAGGCGGATAA
- the LOC122631301 gene encoding DDB1- and CUL4-associated factor 6-like isoform X1: MRKLRSSIFHDIYNQPYDEYSRHKLYSSSKASLQLIQRMSLLKRLKVHNGCVNSICWNNTGDLILSGSDDQHLVLTNVYNYQVLTDHKTSHRANIFSAKFLPNSGDHRIVSCSGDGIILYTDLMRRTETFHNQFTCHSGTTYEVATIPGEPHSFLSCGEDGTVRWFDLRVKEKCNVARCREDVLISCQRAVTALSVNPVMPHQIAIGCSDSTVRTFDRRILGTQATGWTDNSGSVRPLCSFTVPEFDGNSYRITSLSYSPDGQDVLVSYSSDHLYLFSMKDQGNVHLRKDIQMGKGKGKKHPLRSPQPVRRLRLRGDWSDTGPDARPEREGGRRSGTEIAQARPVLHTSLMQRMTDVLSRMLNDPATRAALSGGGEDSLEGVIDQQESNQRSNDNSTASNADANREQQQIETETDNDVQVQENTSSLDQSENPNNDEIRNEVRNNSVPSNDTQVSCDLAIQSSSVSTNNFNTEEPINNDLDDVQVTESQTNLLESNNTSTNSAETRSSDGECDTEGESSNAETSCHTDMASKREENMMENLQDRLTTMRDGFLERHGSEPAVSLTYSDKSSTRATISLGVADEVIRDSYHAGPSGSQSTERLDPGPSNSYKKRMLYRSVQEKSDDSAYIDSDDEDIPSHHRLVHPVEAEMDEAIANARTSQGQESFDETYLTELCVKQKYMGHRNASFFRTMIKEANFWGNDFVMSGSDCGHVFVWERDTAKLCMLLEADQHVVNCLQPHPYLPMLATSGIDYDVKLWAPINEESSFNEKFAEDLKKRNAVMLEETKDTITVPAVFMIRMLACLNQIRRGRGRSRRRSGDENDELRGG; the protein is encoded by the exons ATGAGGAAGTTACGATCGAGTATTTTTCATGACATTTACAATCAGCCATATGATGAGTATTCCAGACATAAGTTATACTCTAGCAGCAAAG CTAGTTTGCAACTTATACAACGCATGTCATTattgaaaagattaaaagttCATAATGGTTGCGTAAATTCCATATGCTGGAATAATACAGGTGATTTAATATTGTCTGGTAGCGACGATCAACATCTTGTTCTTACcaatgtttataattatcag GTTTTAACTGATCATAAAACAAGTCACAGAGCTAATATATTCAGTGCCAAATTTTTGCCGAATAGCGGCGACCACCGTATAGTTTCGTGTAGCGGCGATGGCATTATTTTGTATACgg ATTTAATGAGAAGAACAGAAACGTTTCATAATCAGTTTACATGTCATAGCGGTACTACGTATGAAGTAGCCACGATACCGGGTGAACCTCATAGTTTCTTAAGTTGCGGGGAAGATGGAACTGTGAGATGGTTTGATCTCAgagtaaaggaaaaatgtaATGTCGCGAGATGCAGAgag GATGTATTAATTTCATGCCAAAGAGCTGTAACTGCTTTATCTGTTAATCCTGTAATGCCTCATCAAATTGCAATTGGTTGTTCGGATAGTACCGTTAGAACGTTCGACAGAAGAATACTTGGAACGCAGGCTACAG GTTGGACAGATAACAGTGGATCGGTAAGACCGCTATGCAGTTTTACAGTGCCAGAATTCGATGGAAATTCTTACAGGATAACATCCTTAAGTTACAGTCCAGATGGACAAGACGTTCTTGTCAGTTATAGTAgtgatcatttatatttatttagcaTGAAG GATCAAGGTAATGTACatttaagaaaagatatacaaaTGGGCAAGGGCAAAGGTAAAAAACATCCATTGAGATCTCCTCAACCTGTACGCCGTTTGAGATTAAGAGGAGATTGGTCGGATACAGGACCCGATGCACGTCCCGAACGAGAAGGAGGTCGACGTAGTGGAACAG AAATTGCTCAAGCTAGGCCAGTTTTACATACTTCATTGATGCAGAGAATGACGGATGTCCTTAGCAGAATGTTAAACGATCCAGCTACTCGTGCGGCCTTAAGTGGAGGCGGAGAAGATAGTTTGGAAGGTGTTATAGATCAACAAGAAAGTAATCAGCGTAGTAACGATAATAGCACGGCATCAAATGCAGATGCGAATCGTGAACAGCAacaaatagaaacagaaacgGACAATGATGTACAAGTACAAGAAAATACATCGTCCCTTGATCAATCTGAAAATCCaaataatgatgaaataagaaacgaaGTCAGAAATAACTCTGTACCATCAAACGATACTCAAGTTTCTTGTGATTTGGCAATTCAAAGTTCATCCGTttcaacaaataattttaatacagAAGAACCAATAAACAATGATTTGGATGATGTCCAAGTGACGGAAAGTCAAACTAATTTGTTAGAATCAAATAATACGTCTACTAATTCTGCGGAAACTAGAAGTAGCGATGGAGAATGTGATACGGAGGGAGAAAGTAGCAACGCTGAGACGAGTTGTCATACAGATATGGCttctaaaagagaagaaaatatgatgGAAAATCTACAGGATAGATTAACGACAATGAGAGACGGATTTTTAGAAAG GCATGGAAGTGAACCAGCTGTTAGTCTAACATATTCCGATAAAAGTTCGACTAGGGCTACTATATCCTTGGGTGTTGCGGATGAAGTTATTCGGGATAGCTATCACGCAG gACCATCTGGAAGTCAAAGTACTGAACGTCTTGATCCAGGTCCAAGTAATAGTTATAAAAAACGTATGTTATATAGAAGCGTTCAAGAAA aGAGTGATGACAGTGCTTATATTGATAGCGATGACGAAGATATACCATCTCATCATAG aTTGGTCCATCCAGTTGAAGCTGAAATGGACGAAGCTATTGCAAATGCTCGTACGTCGCAAGGCCAAGAATCATTCGATGAGACGTACTTGACAGAACTTTgtgttaaacaaaaatatatgggACATCGAAATGCCAG TTTCTTTAGGACCATGATCAAAGAAGCCAATTTCTGGGGCAACGACTTCGTCATGTCAGGTAGTGATTGTGGACACGTATTTGTGTGGGAAAGAGACACTGCAAAATTATGTATGTTGCTCGAAGCCGATCAACATGTTGTTAATTGTCTCCAACCACATCCTTACCTACCAATGTTGGCTACATCAGGAATTGATTATGATGTTAAATTGTGGGCACCCATCAACGAAGAGTCGAGTTTTAACGAGAAATTTGCGGAAGAC ttgaagaagagaaatgctGTTATGCTGGAAGAAACCAAAGATACGATTACAGTACCTGCCGTTTTTATGATCAGAATGTTGGCATGCTTGAATCAGATACGCAGAG GTCGCGGTCGCAGCCGAAGGAGGAGCGGAGACGAGAATGACGAATTGCGAGGCGGATAA
- the LOC122631301 gene encoding DDB1- and CUL4-associated factor 6-like isoform X2, whose translation MRKLRSSIFHDIYNQPYDEYSRHKLYSSSKASLQLIQRMSLLKRLKVHNGCVNSICWNNTGDLILSGSDDQHLVLTNVYNYQVLTDHKTSHRANIFSAKFLPNSGDHRIVSCSGDGIILYTDLMRRTETFHNQFTCHSGTTYEVATIPGEPHSFLSCGEDGTVRWFDLRVKEKCNVARCREDVLISCQRAVTALSVNPVMPHQIAIGCSDSTVRTFDRRILGTQATGWTDNSGSVRPLCSFTVPEFDGNSYRITSLSYSPDGQDVLVSYSSDHLYLFSMKDQGNVHLRKDIQMGKGKGKKHPLRSPQPVRRLRLRGDWSDTGPDARPEREGGRRSGTEIAQARPVLHTSLMQRMTDVLSRMLNDPATRAALSGGGEDSLEGVIDQQESNQRSNDNSTASNADANREQQQIETETDNDVQVQENTSSLDQSENPNNDEIRNEVRNNSVPSNDTQVSCDLAIQSSSVSTNNFNTEEPINNDLDDVQVTESQTNLLESNNTSTNSAETRSSDGECDTEGESSNAETSCHTDMASKREENMMENLQDRLTTMRDGFLERHGSEPAVSLTYSDKSSTRATISLGVADEVIRDSYHAGPSGSQSTERLDPGPSNSYKKRMLYRSVQEKSDDSAYIDSDDEDIPSHHRLVHPVEAEMDEAIANARTSQGQESFDETYLTELCVKQKYMGHRNARTMIKEANFWGNDFVMSGSDCGHVFVWERDTAKLCMLLEADQHVVNCLQPHPYLPMLATSGIDYDVKLWAPINEESSFNEKFAEDLKKRNAVMLEETKDTITVPAVFMIRMLACLNQIRRGRGRSRRRSGDENDELRGG comes from the exons ATGAGGAAGTTACGATCGAGTATTTTTCATGACATTTACAATCAGCCATATGATGAGTATTCCAGACATAAGTTATACTCTAGCAGCAAAG CTAGTTTGCAACTTATACAACGCATGTCATTattgaaaagattaaaagttCATAATGGTTGCGTAAATTCCATATGCTGGAATAATACAGGTGATTTAATATTGTCTGGTAGCGACGATCAACATCTTGTTCTTACcaatgtttataattatcag GTTTTAACTGATCATAAAACAAGTCACAGAGCTAATATATTCAGTGCCAAATTTTTGCCGAATAGCGGCGACCACCGTATAGTTTCGTGTAGCGGCGATGGCATTATTTTGTATACgg ATTTAATGAGAAGAACAGAAACGTTTCATAATCAGTTTACATGTCATAGCGGTACTACGTATGAAGTAGCCACGATACCGGGTGAACCTCATAGTTTCTTAAGTTGCGGGGAAGATGGAACTGTGAGATGGTTTGATCTCAgagtaaaggaaaaatgtaATGTCGCGAGATGCAGAgag GATGTATTAATTTCATGCCAAAGAGCTGTAACTGCTTTATCTGTTAATCCTGTAATGCCTCATCAAATTGCAATTGGTTGTTCGGATAGTACCGTTAGAACGTTCGACAGAAGAATACTTGGAACGCAGGCTACAG GTTGGACAGATAACAGTGGATCGGTAAGACCGCTATGCAGTTTTACAGTGCCAGAATTCGATGGAAATTCTTACAGGATAACATCCTTAAGTTACAGTCCAGATGGACAAGACGTTCTTGTCAGTTATAGTAgtgatcatttatatttatttagcaTGAAG GATCAAGGTAATGTACatttaagaaaagatatacaaaTGGGCAAGGGCAAAGGTAAAAAACATCCATTGAGATCTCCTCAACCTGTACGCCGTTTGAGATTAAGAGGAGATTGGTCGGATACAGGACCCGATGCACGTCCCGAACGAGAAGGAGGTCGACGTAGTGGAACAG AAATTGCTCAAGCTAGGCCAGTTTTACATACTTCATTGATGCAGAGAATGACGGATGTCCTTAGCAGAATGTTAAACGATCCAGCTACTCGTGCGGCCTTAAGTGGAGGCGGAGAAGATAGTTTGGAAGGTGTTATAGATCAACAAGAAAGTAATCAGCGTAGTAACGATAATAGCACGGCATCAAATGCAGATGCGAATCGTGAACAGCAacaaatagaaacagaaacgGACAATGATGTACAAGTACAAGAAAATACATCGTCCCTTGATCAATCTGAAAATCCaaataatgatgaaataagaaacgaaGTCAGAAATAACTCTGTACCATCAAACGATACTCAAGTTTCTTGTGATTTGGCAATTCAAAGTTCATCCGTttcaacaaataattttaatacagAAGAACCAATAAACAATGATTTGGATGATGTCCAAGTGACGGAAAGTCAAACTAATTTGTTAGAATCAAATAATACGTCTACTAATTCTGCGGAAACTAGAAGTAGCGATGGAGAATGTGATACGGAGGGAGAAAGTAGCAACGCTGAGACGAGTTGTCATACAGATATGGCttctaaaagagaagaaaatatgatgGAAAATCTACAGGATAGATTAACGACAATGAGAGACGGATTTTTAGAAAG GCATGGAAGTGAACCAGCTGTTAGTCTAACATATTCCGATAAAAGTTCGACTAGGGCTACTATATCCTTGGGTGTTGCGGATGAAGTTATTCGGGATAGCTATCACGCAG gACCATCTGGAAGTCAAAGTACTGAACGTCTTGATCCAGGTCCAAGTAATAGTTATAAAAAACGTATGTTATATAGAAGCGTTCAAGAAA aGAGTGATGACAGTGCTTATATTGATAGCGATGACGAAGATATACCATCTCATCATAG aTTGGTCCATCCAGTTGAAGCTGAAATGGACGAAGCTATTGCAAATGCTCGTACGTCGCAAGGCCAAGAATCATTCGATGAGACGTACTTGACAGAACTTTgtgttaaacaaaaatatatgggACATCGAAATGCCAG GACCATGATCAAAGAAGCCAATTTCTGGGGCAACGACTTCGTCATGTCAGGTAGTGATTGTGGACACGTATTTGTGTGGGAAAGAGACACTGCAAAATTATGTATGTTGCTCGAAGCCGATCAACATGTTGTTAATTGTCTCCAACCACATCCTTACCTACCAATGTTGGCTACATCAGGAATTGATTATGATGTTAAATTGTGGGCACCCATCAACGAAGAGTCGAGTTTTAACGAGAAATTTGCGGAAGAC ttgaagaagagaaatgctGTTATGCTGGAAGAAACCAAAGATACGATTACAGTACCTGCCGTTTTTATGATCAGAATGTTGGCATGCTTGAATCAGATACGCAGAG GTCGCGGTCGCAGCCGAAGGAGGAGCGGAGACGAGAATGACGAATTGCGAGGCGGATAA